A region of Vibrio chagasii DNA encodes the following proteins:
- a CDS encoding multifunctional CCA addition/repair protein has translation MLAVKSSSDKTFRGDKLQIYDSLPKENGLQRYLVGGAVRDKLLNIDSYDKDWVVVGSTPQEMESLGFTAVGKDFPVFLHPKTKEEHALARTERKSGSGYTGFECYFAPDVSLEEDLMRRDLTINAIAQDDAGNLHDPYHGQQDLSDRILRHVSDAFVEDPLRVLRVARFAAKLHHLGFSVAPETMAMMATIVESGELAHLTAERVWQEWHKSLSTPHPEVFLSVLKECGALAVVLPEIDALFGVPQPEKWHPEIDTGIHTLMVAQQAALLSPSLPVRFAAQVHDLGKGVTPQAEWPSHKMHCHTGVKIIKKLCERVRVPNEFRDLALLVCEQHSNIHRAGELKPTTFLKVLNKFDVWRKPDRLNDILLCCQADHTGRKGLEDQPYPQKARFEAAYQAALQVEVKAIIADGFKGKDIREEQEKRRAVAIEGALSELETH, from the coding sequence TTGCTTGCCGTAAAGTCCAGCAGTGATAAAACATTTCGAGGTGATAAGTTGCAAATATACGATAGCCTACCAAAAGAGAATGGGCTACAGCGCTATCTAGTCGGTGGAGCGGTGCGCGATAAGCTACTCAATATTGATAGCTACGATAAAGATTGGGTAGTTGTTGGCAGTACCCCTCAAGAGATGGAAAGCCTTGGCTTCACTGCAGTGGGTAAAGACTTCCCAGTCTTCCTGCATCCAAAAACCAAGGAAGAGCACGCACTGGCGCGCACAGAAAGGAAGTCAGGCTCTGGTTACACAGGCTTCGAATGTTACTTCGCGCCAGATGTTAGCCTAGAAGAAGATCTCATGCGCCGCGATCTAACGATCAACGCCATCGCTCAAGATGATGCTGGCAACCTTCACGATCCTTACCACGGCCAGCAAGATCTCTCCGATCGTATTCTTAGACACGTATCCGATGCCTTTGTCGAAGATCCACTTCGAGTGCTGCGAGTTGCGCGCTTCGCAGCCAAGCTTCACCACCTCGGCTTTAGCGTTGCACCGGAAACCATGGCCATGATGGCGACAATCGTTGAATCAGGAGAGCTTGCGCATCTTACTGCTGAGCGAGTGTGGCAAGAGTGGCACAAATCACTCAGTACGCCACATCCGGAAGTGTTCCTTTCGGTGTTGAAAGAGTGCGGTGCATTAGCGGTTGTTTTACCAGAGATTGACGCTCTGTTTGGTGTTCCTCAACCGGAAAAGTGGCACCCTGAAATCGACACGGGTATCCATACTCTGATGGTGGCTCAGCAAGCAGCGCTATTAAGCCCATCACTGCCGGTACGGTTTGCCGCTCAAGTGCATGACTTAGGTAAAGGCGTGACACCACAAGCTGAATGGCCAAGCCATAAGATGCACTGCCACACAGGTGTTAAGATCATTAAGAAACTGTGTGAGCGAGTGAGAGTGCCTAATGAATTCAGAGACCTCGCACTATTAGTGTGTGAGCAGCACTCAAACATTCATCGCGCGGGTGAGCTCAAGCCGACAACTTTCCTTAAAGTTCTCAACAAGTTCGATGTTTGGCGCAAACCAGATCGCCTTAACGACATCTTGCTATGCTGCCAAGCTGACCACACTGGTCGCAAAGGGTTAGAAGATCAGCCTTACCCTCAAAAGGCTCGTTTTGAAGCGGCCTATCAGGCAGCACTTCAAGTGGAAGTAAAAGCAATCATTGCCGATGGCTTTAAAGGTAAAGATATTCGAGAAGAACAAGAGAAGCGCAGAGCAGTAGCCATTGAAGGCGCGCTATCAGAACTCGAGACTCACTAG
- a CDS encoding undecaprenyl-diphosphate phosphatase gives MSYFEAFILALVQGFTEFLPISSSAHLILPSAVLGWEDQGLAFDVAVHVGTLAAVVIYFRKEVISLLGAFFGSVFKGDRSKEAKLAWMIILATIPACIFGLLMKDIVELYLRSAWVIATTTIVFGLLLWWVDKNSSLRDDEYQAGWKKALFIGLAQAMAIIPGTSRSGATITAALYLGFTREAAARFSFLMSIPIITLAGGYLGLKLVTSGDPIHVGTLLTGIAVSFISAYICIHFFLKLISRMGMTPFVIYRLILGCGLFAFLIMQ, from the coding sequence ATGAGTTATTTTGAAGCGTTTATATTGGCGTTGGTGCAAGGCTTTACTGAGTTTTTACCTATTTCCAGTTCGGCACACTTGATCCTTCCATCAGCGGTTTTAGGTTGGGAAGATCAGGGCTTGGCTTTTGATGTCGCGGTCCATGTCGGTACTCTAGCCGCGGTCGTGATCTATTTCCGTAAAGAAGTGATTTCGTTGCTGGGCGCATTCTTCGGCTCAGTGTTTAAGGGCGATCGCAGCAAAGAAGCGAAATTGGCATGGATGATCATCCTTGCGACGATTCCTGCATGTATATTTGGCCTGCTGATGAAGGACATTGTTGAGCTTTACCTGCGCAGTGCATGGGTGATTGCGACAACGACCATCGTCTTTGGTCTGTTGTTGTGGTGGGTAGATAAGAACTCAAGCCTACGTGATGATGAGTACCAGGCAGGTTGGAAAAAAGCGTTGTTTATTGGTCTTGCTCAAGCCATGGCAATCATTCCTGGTACCTCTCGCTCAGGCGCTACGATTACAGCAGCACTTTACCTTGGCTTTACTCGTGAAGCAGCAGCTCGATTCTCTTTCCTAATGTCTATCCCAATCATCACTTTAGCTGGTGGTTACTTAGGTCTTAAGTTGGTGACCAGTGGCGACCCAATCCATGTGGGTACACTGCTAACCGGTATTGCAGTCTCTTTCATCAGTGCTTACATCTGTATTCACTTCTTCTTGAAGCTTATTTCACGCATGGGCATGACGCCGTTTGTTATTTACCGCCTAATCTTAGGTTGTGGTCTGTTTGCTTTCTTAATAATGCAGTAA
- the folK gene encoding 2-amino-4-hydroxy-6-hydroxymethyldihydropteridine diphosphokinase: protein MTIAYVGVGTNIDRDKHARVAWIELQSLGTNLKCSKIYHCEPVGFNSHPFYNFVIELDTSLSLTEFSQELRKIEYKWGRAQDAHKLQDRNLDLDIVLFGNEVSESAPELPRSDIYKYPFVTQPLYDLCPARVIPQDGRTVSEIWQKMQQLDSLSVVDIKL from the coding sequence ATGACCATCGCCTATGTTGGTGTTGGCACGAACATAGACCGCGACAAGCATGCAAGGGTGGCATGGATAGAGCTTCAATCGTTAGGGACTAACCTTAAATGCTCTAAAATCTATCACTGTGAGCCTGTCGGTTTTAATAGCCATCCATTTTATAACTTTGTGATAGAGCTCGACACGTCACTTTCATTGACTGAATTTTCACAAGAACTTCGTAAAATTGAGTACAAATGGGGGCGCGCGCAAGATGCACACAAACTTCAGGACCGAAATTTGGATCTTGATATTGTGCTGTTTGGCAATGAGGTATCTGAGTCTGCTCCAGAGTTACCGCGCAGTGATATCTATAAATATCCTTTTGTAACACAACCACTTTATGATCTTTGTCCTGCGAGAGTTATCCCGCAAGACGGGAGAACCGTCAGTGAAATATGGCAGAAGATGCAGCAACTAGACTCGCTCTCTGTCGTAGATATAAAACTATAA
- the folB gene encoding dihydroneopterin aldolase encodes MALDKVFIEQLEVITTIGVYDWEQEIKQKLVLDIEMAHDNRLAGKSDDVVDALDYSKVSTAVLDHIANGRFLLVERVAEEVAELIMTQFSVPWVKIHLAKPGAVPQAKAVGVIIERGQA; translated from the coding sequence ATGGCACTGGATAAAGTTTTCATTGAGCAGCTAGAAGTAATTACAACGATCGGTGTTTACGATTGGGAGCAAGAGATCAAACAAAAACTGGTGCTTGATATTGAAATGGCTCATGACAACCGCCTAGCAGGCAAGAGTGATGATGTGGTTGATGCTTTGGATTATTCGAAAGTGAGCACTGCAGTACTTGATCACATTGCGAATGGCCGTTTTCTACTAGTAGAGCGTGTTGCTGAAGAAGTCGCAGAGCTTATTATGACTCAGTTCTCTGTTCCTTGGGTTAAAATCCACTTAGCGAAGCCTGGTGCGGTTCCTCAAGCAAAAGCGGTGGGTGTGATCATCGAACGAGGTCAAGCATGA
- the plsY gene encoding glycerol-3-phosphate 1-O-acyltransferase PlsY codes for MTPLALIMIIAAYLLGSISSAVLICRVLRLPDPRTVGSNNPGATNVLRVGGKGAAAAVLLCDMLKGTIPVWLGYFLGIDSIILGIVAIAACLGHMYPIFFHFKGGKGVATALGAIAPIGFDLTGMIMATWLVVALLFRYSSLAALVTVLLAPFYAWLVKPQYTLPVAMLCCLIVLRHHQNIRRLLDGSEPKLGQKKSA; via the coding sequence ATGACCCCATTGGCACTTATCATGATCATTGCTGCCTATTTGCTAGGTTCAATCTCTAGTGCGGTCTTGATATGCCGAGTCTTAAGGCTTCCAGATCCTAGAACGGTGGGCTCAAACAACCCAGGTGCGACCAATGTGTTACGTGTCGGTGGCAAAGGCGCCGCAGCAGCAGTATTACTCTGTGACATGTTAAAAGGTACCATTCCAGTCTGGCTTGGTTACTTTCTCGGTATCGACTCAATCATCTTAGGTATTGTTGCGATTGCAGCTTGTCTTGGTCATATGTACCCGATCTTCTTCCACTTTAAAGGTGGTAAAGGTGTAGCAACGGCGCTGGGTGCGATCGCTCCAATTGGATTCGACCTAACCGGAATGATCATGGCAACTTGGCTAGTAGTTGCGCTTTTGTTTCGATACTCGTCTCTGGCAGCATTGGTGACCGTACTACTTGCCCCTTTCTACGCTTGGTTAGTCAAACCGCAATATACCCTGCCTGTAGCTATGCTGTGTTGCTTGATCGTGCTGCGTCATCACCAGAACATCCGCCGCCTACTGGATGGCAGTGAACCAAAACTCGGACAAAAAAAATCGGCTTAA
- a CDS encoding alpha/beta hydrolase, translated as MNKFTVDNQSMAYLDEGQGPVVVLGHSYLWDSTMWKPQVEALKSQYRCIVPELWSHGESQAAPSAMGNLKGYAQHVLVLLDHLNIEEFSVVGLSVGGMWGTELAELAPSRIKSLVLMDTFVGLEPEVAHAKYFSMLDTISQTKMVPQPIIEAVVPLFFANDAQTNTPALVEGFTQQLSALQGEQAEQVARIGRMVFGRRDMIETIEKFALPVLVAVGQEDKPRPVLESYLMHDCISGSELVVIPGAGHISSLEQPEFVNTMLKEFLGKHLL; from the coding sequence ATGAACAAGTTCACTGTAGATAATCAATCGATGGCGTACCTAGATGAAGGCCAAGGCCCAGTTGTTGTTCTAGGGCATAGCTACCTTTGGGATAGTACGATGTGGAAGCCACAGGTTGAAGCATTAAAATCTCAGTACCGTTGTATTGTGCCTGAACTTTGGTCTCATGGTGAGTCTCAAGCGGCACCGAGTGCAATGGGCAATCTAAAAGGCTACGCTCAACATGTTCTGGTACTGCTTGACCATTTAAACATCGAAGAGTTTTCTGTGGTGGGTTTATCGGTTGGTGGTATGTGGGGCACTGAGCTTGCGGAGCTAGCACCGTCACGTATCAAATCTTTGGTACTGATGGACACTTTCGTTGGCTTAGAGCCAGAAGTCGCACACGCGAAGTACTTCAGCATGCTCGATACGATTTCTCAAACTAAGATGGTTCCTCAACCGATTATTGAAGCGGTTGTGCCACTGTTCTTTGCTAATGATGCACAAACTAACACGCCAGCTTTGGTTGAAGGCTTTACTCAACAGCTATCGGCATTACAGGGGGAGCAAGCAGAACAAGTCGCTCGAATTGGTCGTATGGTGTTTGGACGTCGTGACATGATTGAAACGATTGAGAAGTTTGCGCTACCTGTATTGGTTGCTGTCGGCCAAGAAGACAAACCACGCCCAGTACTTGAATCTTACCTGATGCATGATTGTATTTCAGGTAGTGAATTGGTGGTGATCCCTGGCGCGGGACATATTAGCTCGCTAGAACAGCCAGAGTTCGTAAACACTATGCTGAAAGAGTTTTTAGGTAAGCACCTGCTGTAG
- the tsaD gene encoding tRNA (adenosine(37)-N6)-threonylcarbamoyltransferase complex transferase subunit TsaD has translation MRIIGIETSCDETGIAIYDDEQGLLSHQLYSQVKLHADYGGVVPELASRDHVKKTIPLIKAALKEANLTSKDIDGVAYTAGPGLVGALLVGATIGRSIAYAWGVPAVPVHHMEGHLLAPMLEDNPPPFPFVALLVSGGHTMMVEVKGIGEYKILGESIDDAAGEAFDKTAKLMGLDYPGGPLLSRLAEKGTPGRFKFPRPMTDRPGLDMSFSGLKTFAANTIRDNDDSEQTRADIAYAFQEAVCGTLVIKCKRALEQTGMKRIVIAGGVSANKQLRVELEALAKKIGGEVYYPRTEFCTDNGAMIAYAGMQRLKNGETADLSVQATPRWPIDQLEPIA, from the coding sequence ATGCGCATTATTGGTATTGAAACCTCTTGTGATGAAACAGGAATCGCAATTTATGATGATGAGCAGGGTCTGCTTTCTCATCAATTATACAGCCAAGTAAAGCTGCACGCCGATTACGGTGGTGTAGTCCCTGAGCTGGCATCACGTGATCACGTGAAGAAAACAATTCCGCTAATCAAAGCGGCTCTTAAAGAGGCAAACCTAACCTCTAAAGACATCGATGGTGTGGCTTACACGGCTGGCCCTGGCCTTGTTGGTGCGCTGCTTGTTGGTGCAACGATTGGTCGCAGCATTGCTTACGCTTGGGGTGTGCCAGCTGTACCTGTTCACCATATGGAAGGTCACCTCCTTGCTCCTATGCTAGAAGATAACCCACCACCGTTCCCATTTGTCGCTCTGCTTGTTTCTGGTGGTCACACAATGATGGTCGAAGTGAAAGGCATCGGTGAATACAAGATCCTTGGTGAATCGATTGATGATGCAGCAGGTGAAGCGTTTGATAAAACGGCGAAGCTGATGGGCTTAGATTACCCTGGTGGTCCGTTGCTATCTCGACTGGCGGAAAAAGGCACGCCGGGCCGCTTTAAGTTCCCACGTCCAATGACGGATCGTCCGGGCCTGGATATGAGCTTTTCTGGTCTAAAAACCTTTGCTGCGAACACGATTCGTGACAATGACGATAGCGAACAAACTCGTGCCGACATCGCGTATGCGTTCCAAGAGGCCGTTTGTGGCACCTTGGTAATCAAGTGTAAGCGTGCCTTGGAACAGACGGGCATGAAACGTATAGTAATTGCTGGTGGCGTAAGTGCAAACAAACAACTGCGTGTTGAACTTGAAGCACTTGCTAAGAAAATTGGTGGCGAGGTTTACTACCCGCGCACTGAGTTCTGTACTGATAACGGTGCGATGATCGCTTATGCCGGTATGCAGCGCCTGAAAAATGGTGAGACTGCTGATCTTTCAGTTCAAGCCACACCGCGTTGGCCGATTGACCAATTAGAGCCAATTGCGTAA
- the rpsU gene encoding 30S ribosomal protein S21 codes for MPIVKVRENEPFDVALRRFKRSCEKAGILSEVRRREHYEKPTTVRKRAKAAAQKRHAKKLARENARRVRLY; via the coding sequence ATGCCAATAGTTAAAGTACGTGAAAACGAACCGTTCGACGTTGCACTACGTCGTTTCAAGCGCTCTTGTGAAAAAGCAGGTATCCTTTCTGAAGTTCGCCGTCGCGAGCACTACGAAAAGCCAACTACAGTTCGCAAACGCGCTAAAGCAGCAGCTCAAAAGCGTCACGCTAAGAAGCTAGCTCGCGAAAACGCACGTCGCGTTCGCCTGTACTAA
- a CDS encoding GatB/YqeY domain-containing protein translates to MALIEQLKEEQKLAMKAKDKPRLGTIRLALAAVKQREVDEQITLSDDDILAVLVKMVKQRRDSVAQYESAGRQDLADVEQAEIAVLEGFMPQPLTEEEVIALLDSAIAEAQPAGMQDMGKVMAILKPQIQGRADMGKVSGLVRSKLA, encoded by the coding sequence ATGGCTCTTATTGAACAACTCAAAGAAGAGCAAAAATTAGCGATGAAAGCCAAGGACAAACCGCGCCTTGGCACTATCCGTTTAGCTCTTGCTGCTGTAAAGCAACGTGAAGTCGACGAACAGATTACTCTGAGCGATGACGACATTCTTGCTGTACTAGTAAAAATGGTTAAACAACGTCGCGATTCTGTTGCTCAATATGAATCAGCTGGTCGTCAAGATCTTGCTGACGTGGAACAAGCAGAAATTGCTGTACTTGAAGGCTTTATGCCTCAACCGCTTACTGAAGAAGAAGTAATCGCACTACTTGATAGCGCAATTGCAGAAGCTCAACCTGCGGGCATGCAAGACATGGGTAAAGTAATGGCTATCTTGAAACCACAAATTCAAGGGCGTGCAGATATGGGTAAAGTTAGTGGTTTAGTTCGTTCTAAACTCGCTTAA
- the dnaG gene encoding DNA primase, with protein sequence MAGHIPRSFIDDLLARLDIVDIIDARVKLKKKGKNYGACCPFHNEKTPSFSVSQEKQFYHCFGCGVHGNAIDFIMEFERLEFVEAIEELASFLGLDVPREQRSGEISTAPRANTEQKRNLYDLMGGISQFYRSQLKIAANKPAIEYLKNRGLSGEIVQKFGIGYVADEWDLVRKNFGQQKEAQDMLVTGGMLIENDKGNRYDRFRGRVMFPIRDRRGRVIGFGGRVLEDGTPKYLNSPETPIFHKGKELYGLYEVLQAYREPPQVLVVEGYMDVVALAQYGVDYSVASLGTSTTGDHIQMLFRQTSTVVCCYDGDRAGKEAAWRALENALEYLKTGNTLKFLFLPDGEDPDSYIREHGKAAFEQLVQNATPLSTYLFDNLIEIHKLNLGTTEGKSALRAHASALINKIPDSYFQELLEKLLDERTGFDNQLRRARVHTQNPTPQPHKELKRTPMREVIALLIQNPSYADMVPDLSSVKGLPLPGLSLFVEVLDKCHAHPHINTGQLLEHWRDNKHEALLSRLASWEIPLDEDNQEDIFLDSLDKILAQCVEKQIENLQAKARSVGLSAEEKRELLALMLDLKA encoded by the coding sequence ATGGCAGGACACATCCCGCGTAGTTTCATCGATGATCTCCTAGCGCGTCTCGACATTGTCGACATCATAGACGCACGCGTGAAACTTAAGAAAAAAGGCAAAAACTACGGCGCTTGTTGTCCGTTTCATAACGAAAAGACCCCCTCTTTTAGCGTAAGCCAAGAGAAACAGTTTTATCACTGTTTTGGTTGTGGCGTACACGGCAATGCCATCGACTTCATTATGGAGTTCGAACGCCTTGAATTTGTTGAAGCTATTGAAGAGCTGGCCTCTTTCTTAGGGCTCGATGTTCCAAGAGAACAACGTAGCGGTGAGATTTCTACCGCACCAAGAGCCAACACAGAACAAAAACGTAACCTCTATGATTTAATGGGCGGCATTAGCCAGTTCTATCGTTCTCAGCTAAAAATAGCAGCCAATAAACCTGCGATTGAGTACCTCAAAAATCGTGGTCTGTCGGGCGAAATCGTCCAGAAATTTGGCATTGGTTACGTGGCCGATGAGTGGGACTTAGTTCGTAAGAACTTTGGCCAACAAAAAGAAGCCCAAGACATGCTCGTGACCGGCGGCATGTTGATCGAGAATGATAAAGGCAACCGATATGACCGATTCCGTGGCCGTGTCATGTTCCCGATTCGTGATCGTCGTGGTCGTGTAATTGGTTTTGGTGGTCGTGTCTTAGAAGACGGCACACCAAAATACCTAAACTCACCAGAGACGCCTATCTTCCATAAAGGTAAAGAGCTCTATGGCCTTTATGAAGTATTGCAGGCATACCGTGAACCACCTCAAGTCCTTGTGGTTGAAGGTTACATGGATGTCGTGGCGCTTGCGCAATATGGTGTAGATTACTCGGTGGCTTCACTAGGCACCTCAACAACCGGTGACCATATCCAGATGCTGTTTAGACAAACCAGCACTGTGGTTTGTTGTTACGATGGTGACCGAGCTGGTAAAGAGGCTGCATGGCGCGCTCTAGAAAATGCACTTGAGTACCTGAAAACAGGTAACACACTCAAGTTTCTGTTCTTGCCCGATGGTGAAGACCCAGATAGCTATATTAGAGAACATGGTAAGGCCGCTTTTGAGCAGCTCGTCCAAAATGCAACGCCACTATCGACCTATTTGTTCGACAACCTGATAGAAATACACAAACTTAACTTGGGCACAACCGAAGGAAAATCGGCACTGCGTGCGCACGCAAGCGCCTTAATTAATAAAATTCCTGACAGTTATTTCCAAGAGTTGCTCGAAAAATTATTGGATGAACGAACTGGATTTGATAACCAACTGAGACGTGCTCGTGTTCATACACAGAACCCGACACCTCAACCGCATAAAGAGCTCAAGCGAACTCCAATGCGTGAAGTTATCGCTTTGCTTATCCAAAATCCGAGCTATGCTGATATGGTACCGGATTTATCAAGTGTCAAAGGCTTACCATTGCCTGGACTAAGTTTATTCGTCGAAGTACTTGATAAATGCCACGCGCATCCCCATATCAACACCGGCCAGTTATTAGAGCACTGGCGAGATAATAAACATGAGGCTCTTCTGTCTCGTCTCGCGAGCTGGGAAATCCCCCTCGACGAAGACAATCAAGAAGACATATTTTTAGACTCATTGGACAAAATACTTGCCCAGTGCGTTGAAAAACAAATTGAAAACCTGCAGGCCAAAGCAAGAAGTGTCGGTTTATCAGCCGAAGAAAAAAGGGAGCTACTAGCTTTAATGCTAGATCTAAAAGCGTAA
- the rpoD gene encoding RNA polymerase sigma factor RpoD, which produces MDQNPQSQLKLLVIKGKEQGYLTYAEVNDHLPAEIVDSEQVEDIIQMINDMGIKVVETAPDADDLALNDDDANIDEDAAEAAAAALSSVESEIGRTTDPVRMYMREMGTVELLTREGEIDIAKRIEDGINTVQLSVAEYPGTIPYILEQFDRVQAEEIRLTDLINGFVDPDDDGTAAPTATHIGSELAETDLDDEDAEDVDDEAEEEEEDTGIDPELALEKFTALRTSYQNRQLAINEYGHESPKAMLATTMMQDVFKEFRLTPKQFDYLVNELRNSMDRVRTQERLIMRQTVEYGKMPKKSFIALFTGNESSEAWLDEVLASDKPYAEKIKRHEGDIRRSIQKLDMIEKETSLTVQSIKDISRRMSIGEAKARRAKKEMVEANLRLVISIAKKYTNRGLQFLDLIQEGNIGLMKAVDKFEYRRGYKFSTYATWWIRQAITRSIADQARTIRIPVHMIETINKLNRISRQMLQEMGREPLPEELAERMQMPEDKIRKVLKIAKEPISMETPIGDDEDSHLGDFIEDTTLELPLDSATATSLRGATKDVLAGLTPREAKVLRMRFGIDMNTDHTLEEVGKQFDVTRERIRQIEAKALRKLRHPSRSETLRSFLDE; this is translated from the coding sequence ATGGATCAAAATCCGCAGTCACAGCTTAAATTACTTGTTATTAAAGGCAAGGAACAAGGCTATCTGACCTACGCCGAAGTAAACGACCACCTACCTGCAGAAATCGTGGATTCTGAACAGGTAGAAGACATCATTCAAATGATTAACGACATGGGCATCAAAGTAGTTGAAACTGCACCTGATGCTGATGATCTAGCGCTTAATGATGACGATGCCAATATAGATGAAGACGCAGCCGAAGCTGCAGCTGCTGCGCTTTCAAGCGTAGAAAGCGAGATTGGCCGTACTACTGACCCAGTTCGCATGTACATGCGTGAAATGGGTACAGTTGAACTACTGACTCGTGAAGGCGAAATCGACATTGCGAAACGCATTGAAGATGGTATCAACACCGTTCAACTATCTGTTGCTGAGTACCCAGGTACTATTCCATACATCTTGGAACAGTTTGACCGTGTACAAGCAGAAGAGATTCGCTTAACAGACCTAATCAACGGCTTCGTTGACCCAGATGACGATGGCACCGCTGCACCAACAGCAACTCACATCGGTTCAGAACTTGCTGAAACTGATCTGGATGACGAAGACGCAGAAGACGTTGATGATGAAGCTGAAGAGGAAGAAGAAGATACAGGTATCGACCCTGAGCTTGCTCTTGAGAAGTTCACAGCGCTTCGTACTAGCTACCAAAACCGTCAGCTAGCGATCAACGAATACGGTCATGAAAGCCCGAAAGCAATGCTTGCAACAACAATGATGCAAGACGTATTCAAAGAGTTCCGCCTAACACCAAAACAGTTTGATTACCTAGTAAACGAACTGCGTAACTCTATGGATCGTGTACGTACTCAAGAACGCCTAATCATGCGTCAAACGGTTGAGTACGGCAAAATGCCGAAGAAATCTTTCATTGCTCTATTTACTGGCAACGAATCAAGCGAAGCATGGTTAGATGAAGTTCTTGCTTCTGACAAGCCATACGCAGAAAAGATCAAACGTCACGAAGGTGATATTCGTCGTTCAATCCAGAAACTGGACATGATCGAGAAAGAGACCTCTCTGACAGTTCAAAGCATCAAAGATATCAGCCGTCGTATGTCTATCGGTGAAGCGAAAGCTCGTCGTGCGAAGAAAGAGATGGTTGAAGCGAACTTACGTCTAGTAATCTCGATTGCTAAGAAGTACACAAACCGTGGTCTACAATTCCTGGATCTAATCCAAGAAGGTAACATCGGCCTGATGAAAGCGGTTGATAAGTTTGAATACCGTCGTGGTTACAAGTTCTCGACTTACGCAACATGGTGGATCCGTCAAGCAATCACTCGTTCGATTGCCGACCAAGCGCGTACTATCCGTATTCCGGTTCACATGATCGAAACGATCAACAAACTAAACCGTATCTCTCGTCAAATGCTACAAGAGATGGGTCGTGAACCACTTCCGGAAGAGCTAGCTGAGCGCATGCAAATGCCTGAAGACAAGATCCGTAAAGTACTGAAAATTGCTAAAGAGCCAATCTCGATGGAGACACCAATCGGTGACGACGAAGATTCGCATCTAGGTGATTTCATCGAGGATACAACACTAGAACTACCTCTAGACTCAGCAACGGCAACCAGCCTACGCGGTGCAACTAAAGACGTTCTTGCTGGCCTAACACCTCGTGAAGCTAAAGTACTGCGTATGCGTTTCGGTATCGACATGAACACTGACCACACTCTTGAAGAAGTTGGTAAGCAGTTCGACGTAACTCGTGAACGTATCCGTCAGATCGAAGCAAAAGCACTACGTAAACTTCGTCACCCAAGCCGTTCAGAAACTCTGCGCAGCTTCCTAGACGAGTAA